The following proteins come from a genomic window of Bradyrhizobium paxllaeri:
- a CDS encoding DNA-3-methyladenine glycosylase has translation MAQSPKPADGAAPRLGKPLKRSFFGRSVHEVAPDLIGATLLVGGVGGIITEVEAYHHTDPAAHSFNGPTPRNRVMFGPPGFAYVYRSYGIHWCVNFVCEAEGSASAVLIRALEPTHGLPAMRRRRGLQEARALCSGPGKLCEALGITIKHNELPLDTPPFALHARVGKAETISGVRIGITKAVDLPWRYGLKGSKFLSKRF, from the coding sequence GCAAGCCGCTGAAACGCTCGTTCTTCGGCCGCAGCGTCCACGAGGTGGCGCCGGACCTGATCGGCGCCACACTTCTGGTTGGCGGCGTCGGAGGCATCATCACCGAGGTCGAGGCCTATCATCACACCGACCCGGCCGCGCATTCCTTCAACGGACCGACGCCGCGCAACCGGGTGATGTTCGGCCCGCCAGGCTTTGCCTATGTCTACCGTTCCTACGGCATCCACTGGTGCGTGAACTTCGTCTGCGAGGCGGAAGGCTCGGCCAGCGCCGTCCTGATCCGCGCGCTTGAGCCGACGCATGGCCTGCCTGCGATGCGCCGCCGCCGCGGCCTGCAGGAGGCCCGCGCGCTGTGCTCGGGGCCTGGCAAGCTGTGCGAGGCGCTCGGCATCACGATCAAGCATAATGAGTTGCCGCTCGACACGCCGCCGTTCGCGCTGCATGCGCGGGTCGGCAAGGCGGAGACCATTTCCGGCGTGCGGATCGGCATCACAAAAGCGGTCGATCTGCCGTGGCGCTACGGGCTGAAGGGATCGAAGTTTCTGAGCAAGCGGTTTTGA